One region of Streptococcus parasanguinis genomic DNA includes:
- a CDS encoding AAA family ATPase has protein sequence MARYLVGPYNNSWNFMDAIEKAQDGDTIEFENGYVFQWPTNKVIEIDKNLHFVGHVVPNPNGNGRMFNNIIEASFRFVEGAQVTFEDLWFKVGGNYTALLLWNSSDITCKQVYFEATTPTNSEFFIYMDTHSKLTLEGVGMKVPEKHQSAIGMSASELTIRNSTIFSKIDLSEGSKLTLENVHIEKFGNNTIHAKDSEVIAKNSTITGGDLEKDFPPVWLRNVIWESENCKIELPTGTGVCLDNNVQFNSDSDRITSLNSFNSMIRAHQATFTEFLCVYEESFASLTGETTFLNENAETISFGVFDDGVLMAEHMICHKIADPNIRLQGGAFAKVGTMTYKQGDARDLTKEIEDDCDYLVGREVAKGNAQVVPTGQATDATVAPTTARDSGPEKKQDALQELNSLIGLEKVKHEIKKMINMVEFNKKRIASGKAPEKQTLHAAFMGNPGTGKTTVARLLGQVLFDAGVLSGEEFRFVEATESDLISSNIGGTAEQTQALLEKARGGILFIDEAYSLDKKDSGADFGIEAINTILKFMEDNRDDIMIIFAGYTKEMEEFLKTNPGLRSRVPNNFIFEDFTGDEIVQLGEMILSKGDYKLEDRDYYARHVKRAYDGSLDKSNGRWIRNLDEQLTKTMADRVVAQGSDDIETILNSDIDAVLNQGKYQAGADKEEDGMAALNRLVGIAKVKEQVEQFVAMAEFNQKRAEQGGIVEDTTLHSLFLGNPGTGKTTVARILGNILFQKGVIKQKKFIEVSRSNLVGGYQGQTALKTREVLESALGGVLFIDEAYTLYTGLNDDFGKEALDEVLKFMEDHRRDIVIIFAGYTKEMHDFLQVNSGLQSRIPTTFDFEDYSPDEIVEIGLLGLRKQGYQVNEALYGEIVKGNYMRANDHSNGRWVRNLNEKLLRQVSTRVTREGSTDYNSILDQDLEALRENSSSEQPHTVDDQGYVLP, from the coding sequence GTGGCAAGATATTTAGTAGGGCCTTACAACAATAGTTGGAACTTTATGGATGCGATTGAAAAAGCGCAGGATGGGGATACCATCGAGTTTGAAAATGGGTATGTCTTTCAATGGCCGACAAATAAAGTGATCGAGATCGACAAGAACCTTCATTTTGTGGGGCATGTGGTTCCAAATCCAAATGGCAATGGGCGCATGTTTAACAACATCATTGAGGCTTCCTTCCGATTTGTAGAGGGAGCTCAGGTGACATTTGAAGATCTGTGGTTTAAAGTTGGTGGGAATTATACTGCCTTGCTCTTATGGAATAGCTCAGATATCACCTGTAAACAGGTCTATTTTGAAGCAACCACTCCGACAAATAGTGAATTTTTTATCTATATGGATACGCATTCGAAGTTGACACTGGAAGGAGTCGGGATGAAGGTTCCGGAAAAACACCAAAGTGCCATCGGTATGTCCGCTTCGGAATTGACTATTCGCAATTCAACGATTTTTTCTAAGATTGATCTGTCAGAAGGATCTAAATTGACCTTAGAAAATGTCCATATTGAAAAATTTGGGAATAATACGATCCATGCCAAGGACTCAGAAGTGATCGCAAAAAATTCAACGATTACAGGCGGGGATCTGGAAAAGGATTTTCCACCAGTTTGGTTGAGGAATGTCATCTGGGAGTCTGAAAACTGTAAAATTGAGTTGCCTACTGGAACTGGAGTCTGTCTTGACAATAATGTTCAATTCAATTCGGATTCGGATCGTATCACCTCCCTCAATTCATTCAATAGTATGATCCGAGCTCACCAGGCTACATTTACAGAATTTTTATGCGTCTATGAAGAGTCCTTTGCTTCCCTGACTGGAGAAACAACCTTCTTGAATGAGAATGCCGAAACCATTTCATTTGGCGTTTTTGATGATGGTGTGCTGATGGCTGAGCATATGATTTGTCATAAGATTGCGGATCCTAATATACGGCTTCAAGGTGGAGCCTTTGCGAAGGTGGGCACCATGACCTATAAGCAAGGGGATGCGCGTGATCTGACCAAGGAAATTGAGGATGACTGTGATTATCTTGTCGGTAGAGAAGTGGCCAAGGGCAATGCGCAAGTCGTTCCTACGGGACAAGCGACGGATGCAACGGTGGCTCCAACCACCGCAAGAGACTCTGGTCCAGAGAAGAAACAAGATGCTCTTCAAGAACTCAATAGCCTGATTGGTCTTGAAAAAGTCAAACATGAGATCAAGAAAATGATCAACATGGTGGAATTTAACAAGAAACGAATCGCCAGTGGCAAGGCACCTGAAAAGCAAACCTTGCACGCTGCTTTTATGGGAAATCCTGGTACAGGGAAAACCACTGTGGCACGTCTATTGGGACAAGTGCTTTTTGATGCAGGTGTTCTCTCAGGGGAGGAATTCCGTTTCGTGGAAGCAACGGAGTCCGATCTGATCTCTTCGAATATTGGAGGAACGGCTGAACAGACCCAAGCCCTGCTTGAAAAAGCGCGAGGAGGCATCCTCTTTATTGATGAAGCCTATAGCTTGGATAAAAAGGACAGCGGTGCGGACTTTGGGATCGAGGCGATCAATACCATTCTCAAATTTATGGAGGACAATCGTGACGACATCATGATTATCTTTGCCGGCTATACCAAGGAAATGGAGGAGTTCTTAAAGACCAATCCAGGCCTTCGTTCTCGGGTACCAAATAATTTCATCTTTGAAGATTTCACAGGAGATGAGATTGTCCAACTAGGTGAAATGATCCTGAGCAAAGGTGACTACAAACTCGAAGACCGGGATTACTATGCGCGGCATGTTAAACGGGCTTATGATGGCTCGCTAGATAAGAGCAATGGTCGCTGGATCCGTAACCTGGATGAGCAATTGACCAAGACCATGGCAGATCGGGTGGTGGCCCAAGGTTCTGACGATATTGAGACCATCCTCAATAGCGACATCGATGCTGTCCTTAACCAAGGCAAGTATCAAGCAGGAGCCGACAAGGAAGAAGATGGGATGGCTGCCCTCAACCGATTGGTTGGAATTGCTAAGGTGAAAGAGCAAGTTGAACAATTCGTGGCCATGGCTGAGTTCAACCAAAAACGGGCTGAACAAGGTGGCATCGTTGAAGATACGACCTTGCACTCTCTCTTTCTTGGAAACCCCGGTACAGGGAAAACGACTGTGGCCCGCATTTTGGGTAATATCCTCTTCCAAAAGGGGGTTATCAAGCAGAAGAAGTTCATCGAAGTATCCCGGAGCAATCTGGTTGGAGGCTACCAAGGTCAAACAGCCTTGAAGACGCGCGAAGTCCTAGAAAGTGCACTGGGTGGAGTCCTCTTTATCGATGAGGCCTATACGCTCTATACCGGTTTAAATGACGATTTTGGGAAAGAAGCCTTGGACGAAGTCCTCAAATTTATGGAGGACCACCGCCGCGATATCGTTATTATCTTTGCTGGTTACACGAAAGAGATGCACGACTTCTTGCAGGTCAATTCAGGTCTACAAAGCCGGATCCCAACTACATTTGATTTTGAAGACTACAGCCCAGATGAGATCGTGGAGATCGGTTTGTTGGGATTGCGTAAGCAAGGTTACCAGGTCAATGAAGCCCTTTATGGAGAGATTGTGAAAGGGAATTATATGCGTGCCAATGACCATAGTAATGGTCGCTGGGTCCGCAATCTCAATGAAAAACTCTTGCGCCAAGTATCAACTCGGGTAACCCGTGAAGGTAGTACAGACTACAATTCCATTTTGGATCAAGATTTGGAAGCTTTGAGAGAGAATAGCAGTTCAGAGCAACCCCATACCGTGGATGATCAAGGCTATGTTCTTCCTTAA
- a CDS encoding aminopeptidase has product MVLPNFKENLEKYAKLLVANGINVQPGHTLVLNIDVEQRELAHLIVKEAYALGAHEVIVQWADDFTTREKFLHAPMDRLDNVPDYKIAEMNYLLDHKASRLGVRSSDPGALNGVDAEKLSASAKALGIAMKPMRIATQSNKVSWTVAAAAGLEWAKKVFPNAASDEEAVDLLWDQIFKTCRVYEEDPVKAWEEHAAILKSKADTLNKEQFSALHYTAPGTDLTLGLPKNHVWESAGAINAQGESFLPNMPTEEVFTAPDFRRAEGYVTSTKPLSYNGNIIEGIKVTFESGEIVDITAEKGDQVMKDLVFKNKGARALGECALVPDPSPISQSGITFFNTLFDENASNHLAIGAAYATSVEGGAEFTEEELEAAGLNRSDVHVDFMIGSSQMDIDGIREDGTRVPLFRNGDWAI; this is encoded by the coding sequence ATGGTTTTACCAAATTTTAAAGAGAACCTTGAAAAATATGCCAAATTGTTGGTGGCGAACGGTATCAACGTGCAACCTGGTCATACCTTGGTCTTGAACATTGATGTGGAACAAAGAGAATTGGCCCACTTGATTGTGAAGGAAGCCTATGCATTGGGGGCGCACGAAGTGATTGTCCAATGGGCAGATGATTTTACTACCCGGGAAAAATTCCTCCATGCACCGATGGATCGTTTGGACAATGTGCCAGACTATAAGATCGCGGAAATGAACTACCTCTTAGACCACAAGGCTAGTCGTTTGGGTGTGCGCTCGTCTGATCCAGGTGCCTTAAATGGTGTTGATGCAGAGAAGCTTTCTGCCTCTGCCAAGGCCTTGGGTATAGCCATGAAACCAATGCGCATCGCTACTCAATCTAACAAGGTCAGCTGGACCGTGGCTGCAGCAGCAGGTTTAGAATGGGCGAAAAAGGTCTTCCCAAATGCGGCGAGCGATGAAGAAGCAGTGGATCTCCTGTGGGATCAAATCTTCAAGACTTGCCGAGTCTATGAGGAAGATCCAGTCAAGGCTTGGGAAGAGCATGCTGCTATTCTCAAGAGCAAGGCAGATACACTGAATAAGGAACAATTCTCAGCCCTTCATTACACAGCGCCTGGTACAGATTTGACTCTTGGCTTGCCGAAAAACCACGTCTGGGAATCTGCCGGAGCCATCAATGCCCAAGGTGAAAGCTTCTTGCCAAACATGCCGACAGAAGAGGTCTTCACAGCTCCTGACTTCCGTCGCGCAGAAGGCTATGTAACGTCTACAAAACCGCTTAGCTACAATGGAAACATCATCGAAGGCATCAAAGTGACCTTTGAAAGTGGAGAAATCGTAGATATCACAGCAGAAAAAGGCGATCAAGTTATGAAAGATTTGGTCTTCAAAAACAAGGGAGCGCGTGCCTTGGGTGAATGTGCCCTCGTACCAGATCCAAGTCCAATTTCCCAATCAGGCATTACCTTCTTTAACACCCTCTTTGATGAAAATGCCTCTAACCACTTGGCCATCGGAGCAGCCTATGCAACTAGTGTAGAAGGTGGTGCAGAGTTCACAGAAGAAGAACTCGAAGCAGCCGGCCTCAACCGATCAGACGTCCACGTCGACTTCATGATCGGCTCAAGCCAAATGGATATCGACGGTATCCGTGAGGATGGAACACGCGTACCACTCTTCCGTAATGGAGATTGGGCAATTTAA
- a CDS encoding GlsB/YeaQ/YmgE family stress response membrane protein, which yields MIGSMFVGLLIGLLAGAITNRGERMGCFGKMFLGWIGAFLGQLLFGAWGPSLNGTAIIPSILGAMILLAIFWERGS from the coding sequence ATGATTGGAAGTATGTTTGTCGGTCTTTTGATCGGACTTCTAGCTGGAGCTATCACCAATCGTGGCGAACGCATGGGATGTTTTGGGAAAATGTTCCTGGGCTGGATTGGTGCCTTTTTAGGACAATTACTCTTTGGTGCTTGGGGACCAAGCCTAAACGGTACAGCAATTATCCCATCGATTCTCGGTGCCATGATTTTATTAGCCATCTTCTGGGAAAGAGGAAGCTAG
- a CDS encoding DUF443 domain-containing protein — MFKPVKLEYLPKMNFRYRLLKVENEWYLMEVDRPIMTSYFLPWFTYFVPHKAYQLTEDEVQTIAPKVLERDKNILSSQTKAGISALGAGSLAVLLGRAFPIEDYLYFSSHLLNLVLMILVLCIVIGLRIWLSTRKIETVMIASQKANRIYCRPVKFRIVLRNLLLLIVPLFLSSAMIYSVLSKIKPNLIVHMVLFITSFMYLASAILGLYAPGEDYKVKIKK, encoded by the coding sequence ATGTTTAAACCAGTAAAACTCGAGTATTTGCCGAAAATGAATTTTCGCTATCGTTTGTTAAAAGTAGAGAATGAGTGGTATTTAATGGAAGTCGATCGGCCAATTATGACAAGTTATTTTCTCCCATGGTTTACCTATTTTGTCCCTCATAAAGCCTATCAGCTGACAGAGGATGAAGTACAAACAATAGCTCCAAAAGTGCTTGAAAGAGATAAGAACATACTTTCAAGTCAGACTAAAGCAGGGATTTCAGCTCTTGGTGCTGGTTCCTTAGCAGTTTTACTAGGCAGAGCTTTTCCAATAGAGGATTATTTATATTTTAGCTCCCATCTACTTAATCTAGTGCTAATGATCCTTGTTCTATGTATTGTTATTGGACTTCGTATTTGGCTGAGTACTAGGAAAATAGAGACGGTAATGATAGCTTCTCAAAAAGCTAATAGAATCTATTGTCGCCCCGTAAAATTTAGGATAGTACTAAGAAATCTTTTATTGTTGATAGTTCCTTTGTTTTTGTCAAGTGCAATGATTTACTCAGTTTTGAGTAAAATTAAACCAAATTTAATTGTTCATATGGTCCTATTTATTACTTCATTTATGTATTTAGCATCAGCTATTTTAGGCTTATATGCTCCAGGCGAGGATTATAAGGTAAAAATAAAAAAATAG
- a CDS encoding DUF443 family protein gives MFKPAKIERLPKMNFRYHLLKVDGEWYLMEVDRPIIITYFLPWFVYFIPHKAYQLTEDEVETIAPKVFERDKKRQSLVNNKIGKTSLGLGVTSMLLARAFPIEKYLNFTSHLLNLSLMMLILIFVVGLRIWMGRGEGMQEIVADKTPRKVYCFPEYIKNILLLLIYVTFLIVMFIAVCYAILINFEPNFIIHFGLLISSFLFFISGNLIFYSPIISFKAKVK, from the coding sequence ATGTTTAAACCAGCAAAAATCGAACGGTTGCCCAAAATGAACTTTCGTTACCATTTATTAAAAGTTGATGGAGAGTGGTATTTGATGGAAGTCGATCGGCCGATTATCATTACCTATTTTCTTCCGTGGTTTGTTTATTTTATCCCTCATAAAGCCTATCAACTTACCGAGGATGAAGTAGAAACCATAGCTCCAAAAGTATTTGAACGAGACAAGAAGCGTCAGAGTTTAGTGAATAACAAAATTGGGAAGACATCCCTTGGTCTAGGTGTAACCTCCATGCTATTGGCAAGGGCGTTTCCAATAGAAAAATACCTCAATTTTACCTCTCACTTGCTTAATCTATCCTTGATGATGTTGATTTTAATTTTTGTAGTGGGACTTCGGATTTGGATGGGTAGAGGGGAAGGGATGCAGGAAATTGTGGCAGATAAAACACCTCGAAAAGTGTATTGCTTTCCTGAATATATAAAAAACATACTATTACTTTTAATATATGTAACTTTTCTTATAGTCATGTTCATTGCAGTATGTTATGCAATTTTAATAAACTTTGAGCCCAATTTTATAATACATTTTGGTCTATTAATCTCATCATTTCTGTTTTTTATCTCTGGGAATTTAATTTTTTATTCCCCAATTATCTCTTTCAAAGCTAAAGTCAAGTAG
- a CDS encoding NADH-ubiquinone oxidoreductase chain 4L, whose protein sequence is MKNEKKVDIEQANKVYFKSLANTRASAAMMINSWTGVLLFAFEILCFYSYDVSKGIKPFSHWFFDILVIYCLYHIIAFFLSLMGAFIYRRQVLSTTLLLFTYAGMFLSLQVMGLLIIVSALANKEFEVGFPKYGFIVIPFLVICTLLGFIYHYFWLKKQLKIGFSPTRTLGNYFAKSSSYSSNALTIIFVCSMIGAALTGYYGVVLGVSVSILFSYAFTQLLTEVGYLLYLKTKSKEYWEDEPENNPTLWDLLWNWLKGFSLKKAKLRIPLEIVSYLLIIVALDHLGYADAKVRRPILLVWFVRMITLGIVLDFFISIARTIMRKFSNKKQGKK, encoded by the coding sequence ATGAAAAACGAAAAGAAAGTCGATATTGAGCAGGCGAACAAAGTCTACTTTAAAAGTTTAGCCAATACACGCGCTTCAGCGGCTATGATGATCAATTCGTGGACAGGCGTATTACTGTTCGCATTTGAAATCCTTTGTTTTTATTCGTATGATGTATCGAAAGGTATAAAACCATTTAGTCATTGGTTTTTTGATATCCTTGTCATCTATTGTCTTTACCATATCATTGCATTTTTCTTGTCGTTAATGGGGGCATTTATATATAGAAGACAAGTGTTGTCAACGACTCTACTCTTATTCACCTATGCAGGAATGTTTTTATCGCTCCAAGTCATGGGCTTGCTCATCATTGTTTCTGCTCTGGCAAATAAAGAATTTGAGGTAGGTTTCCCAAAATATGGCTTCATCGTCATTCCTTTTCTTGTGATTTGTACCTTATTGGGCTTTATTTATCATTATTTTTGGCTTAAGAAGCAGTTAAAGATTGGCTTTTCACCAACTAGAACCTTGGGAAATTATTTCGCAAAATCAAGTAGTTACAGTAGCAATGCCCTAACGATCATCTTCGTCTGCTCCATGATAGGAGCGGCCCTTACTGGCTATTATGGAGTGGTGCTAGGAGTATCCGTAAGCATACTATTCAGTTACGCCTTTACTCAGTTGCTGACAGAAGTGGGCTACCTTTTGTATTTGAAAACAAAAAGCAAGGAATACTGGGAGGATGAACCTGAGAATAATCCGACGTTGTGGGATTTACTATGGAATTGGTTGAAAGGCTTCAGTCTGAAAAAAGCTAAACTTCGTATTCCGTTAGAAATAGTGAGCTATCTATTGATAATTGTAGCACTTGATCATTTAGGATATGCTGATGCAAAGGTAAGACGACCAATTTTATTAGTGTGGTTTGTCAGAATGATTACCCTAGGAATCGTCTTGGACTTCTTCATTAGCATAGCGCGTACCATCATGCGTAAGTTTTCGAATAAAAAGCAAGGCAAAAAATAA
- the def gene encoding peptide deformylase: MKAIEKVTRASHLIDMDDIIREGNPTLRAVAEDVTFPLSDQEIILGEKMMQFLHHSQDPVMAEKLGLRGGVGLAAPQLDISKRIIAVLVPNPEDADGNPPKEAYSLQEVMYNPKVVAHSVQDAALGDGEGCLSVDRNVPGYVVRHARVTVEYFTKDGEKKRIKLKGYNSIVVQHEIDHTNGIMFYDRINPNNPFEIKEGLLILE, encoded by the coding sequence ATGAAAGCAATTGAAAAAGTTACAAGAGCATCCCATTTGATTGATATGGATGACATCATCCGCGAAGGAAATCCAACACTTCGAGCTGTTGCGGAAGATGTGACCTTCCCTTTGTCTGATCAGGAAATTATCCTGGGTGAAAAAATGATGCAATTCTTGCACCATTCTCAAGACCCTGTTATGGCTGAAAAACTTGGCCTCCGTGGAGGAGTGGGACTCGCTGCTCCTCAGCTGGACATCTCGAAACGCATTATCGCTGTTTTGGTGCCCAATCCAGAAGATGCCGATGGCAACCCACCAAAAGAAGCCTATAGCCTTCAAGAAGTCATGTACAATCCAAAGGTTGTTGCCCATTCTGTGCAAGATGCGGCACTTGGAGATGGGGAAGGCTGTCTCTCTGTAGACCGCAACGTCCCAGGCTATGTGGTTCGACATGCCCGCGTGACGGTTGAGTATTTCACAAAAGATGGGGAAAAGAAACGCATCAAACTCAAAGGCTACAACTCCATCGTCGTTCAACATGAAATCGACCACACCAACGGCATCATGTTCTATGACCGCATCAACCCAAACAACCCATTTGAAATCAAAGAAGGCCTTTTGATATTAGAATAG
- a CDS encoding cyclic nucleotide-binding domain-containing protein — translation MKKISPSTKLMEIITDYQLDQIFPGDCLSQLDLVLYQAGEYICRQGSDQDVIPYFLKGRLKIVHSLENGSDTILEIQEKPGLLGEIELLLDRVCITSVITDQDSLVVQLSARHFKDRLLLDPTFLRSTAKTLAEKLHQINYLAPANFHYSVKERLATHFLEHGDENGILKPKMNQLALRFGISYRHLSRVIKQMIDEGLIQREGRVYTILDQKRMGDLSIKHTETTDRKL, via the coding sequence ATGAAAAAAATTTCCCCATCTACGAAACTCATGGAGATCATCACTGATTACCAATTGGATCAGATCTTTCCAGGTGACTGTCTTAGTCAGCTGGACCTCGTTCTCTATCAGGCTGGAGAGTATATCTGCCGCCAGGGTTCTGACCAAGATGTCATTCCTTATTTTCTCAAAGGTCGGCTCAAGATCGTCCACAGTCTTGAAAATGGTAGCGACACCATCCTTGAAATCCAAGAAAAACCTGGACTGTTAGGAGAGATTGAGCTCCTGCTCGATCGGGTCTGTATCACATCGGTCATTACAGACCAAGACTCACTAGTCGTCCAGCTCTCTGCTCGGCATTTCAAGGACCGCCTCCTGCTGGATCCCACCTTTTTGCGCTCTACGGCCAAGACCTTGGCTGAGAAATTGCACCAGATCAACTATTTGGCTCCTGCTAACTTTCATTATTCGGTCAAGGAGCGCCTCGCTACACATTTTTTGGAACATGGTGATGAAAACGGGATCCTCAAGCCCAAGATGAATCAACTGGCCCTGCGTTTTGGGATCAGCTACCGCCACCTTAGCCGCGTGATCAAGCAGATGATTGACGAGGGGTTGATCCAAAGAGAAGGGCGGGTCTATACGATTTTAGACCAAAAAAGAATGGGCGACTTGTCCATCAAACACACGGAAACAACTGACAGAAAACTTTAA
- a CDS encoding MFS transporter, producing the protein MKKTMERISLLSLSLMLISSFSITAGLPAMKAYFSQFGYSAGQVELLVSLPAFAVVVMLFLNSLIERWMSERQMIVAGLLLFSTSGLVPLVVQDYPLIFLSRILFGLGTGMINAKAISIISERYSGNDKTRMLGYRGSAEVVGSAILTFIVGQLLPLGWPAIFAVYGGGYLILLLYILFVPYPKGKKQASLKEKKKGSARLRSPQWRFSLMLAVIAGIIICFNSIISLRVPDIIVDARMGTATTAGTVLSLMQLTGIVAGVGFASLTHVFKKNLLMIMCFGFGLALALIGLSGQLWSLVLGTLLAGFTYSTGVTSIFYHLSEKIPTNLLNLATSLVLIGCNLGSAVSSFFIQLVTPLAPSNHLLFVWIGALMLLTGVFASQLLARTK; encoded by the coding sequence ATGAAAAAAACAATGGAAAGAATCAGTCTCTTGAGCTTGTCGCTCATGCTGATCTCATCTTTTTCAATTACAGCCGGTTTGCCAGCTATGAAGGCCTATTTTAGCCAATTCGGATATTCAGCAGGCCAGGTGGAACTCTTGGTTTCCCTGCCGGCCTTTGCGGTTGTGGTCATGCTCTTTTTAAATAGCCTGATCGAGCGGTGGATGAGTGAGCGCCAGATGATTGTCGCAGGGCTCTTGCTCTTTTCAACTAGCGGCCTTGTGCCTTTGGTCGTGCAGGACTATCCTCTCATCTTTCTGAGTCGTATTCTCTTTGGTTTGGGGACAGGAATGATCAATGCCAAGGCTATTTCGATTATCAGTGAACGGTACTCAGGCAATGACAAGACTCGGATGCTGGGCTATCGGGGGTCTGCTGAAGTGGTGGGCTCTGCCATCTTGACTTTTATTGTTGGACAACTCTTACCCCTAGGCTGGCCAGCGATCTTTGCCGTATATGGAGGTGGTTACTTGATTTTACTCCTCTATATCCTTTTTGTCCCCTATCCTAAGGGGAAAAAACAGGCTAGCTTGAAGGAGAAAAAGAAAGGTTCCGCACGCCTTCGCTCCCCTCAATGGCGTTTTAGTCTGATGCTAGCCGTGATTGCTGGTATCATCATTTGTTTCAATTCTATCATTAGCCTGCGCGTGCCGGATATCATTGTTGACGCTCGTATGGGAACGGCGACAACAGCTGGAACAGTCCTAAGTCTGATGCAATTGACAGGGATTGTAGCGGGAGTGGGATTTGCTAGTTTGACACATGTTTTCAAAAAGAACTTGCTCATGATCATGTGCTTTGGTTTCGGTCTAGCTTTAGCCTTGATTGGCTTGTCTGGACAGCTGTGGAGCCTGGTTCTAGGAACCCTCTTGGCAGGATTTACCTACAGTACGGGGGTCACCAGTATCTTCTATCACTTATCTGAAAAAATTCCGACTAATCTCCTGAATCTTGCGACCTCGCTTGTCTTGATTGGCTGCAATCTCGGATCAGCCGTCTCTTCTTTCTTCATCCAGTTGGTGACGCCACTAGCTCCTTCCAATCATCTGCTCTTTGTCTGGATTGGTGCTTTGATGCTCCTAACAGGAGTCTTCGCCTCACAATTACTAGCACGAACGAAATGA
- a CDS encoding MFS transporter, producing MKRIMEKVSILALSFILTTSFSISSAQSAMFAYYKEIPHSMIELLVSLPSAGIMVSLIFNKWIGRLFSERQMIVIGLVAYALCGFIPLISPAYPVVFLSRIIFGMAVGLLNVSAIAIISERYKGKERVQTLGIRGSAEVVGTAVLTFGVSLLIRFGWQAAFLVYGISIPILLLYLLFVPYGSKTVDAEEKHRNDQMTASQWRTALGLAVVAASIVLSNVMITIRIPSVVEQVGHGTAQTAGLILAAMQFVGILAGLAFSPLTQLFRDRLLVVSGVAYGLTQLLIGVSTNLWMLAIVTILAGFAYSVALTTVYNVLSDQMPAGVLSQATSIAVLGCSAGSIATTFVLSLLGTVSSTPAFIFGFSGILMILISFFSLWIVRKSGKTSCG from the coding sequence ATGAAAAGAATCATGGAGAAAGTGAGTATTCTCGCGCTTTCATTTATTTTGACGACCTCGTTTTCGATTTCGAGTGCGCAGTCGGCCATGTTTGCCTATTACAAGGAAATTCCTCACAGCATGATTGAGCTCTTGGTCTCGCTTCCTTCTGCAGGGATCATGGTTTCACTCATTTTCAATAAATGGATTGGGCGACTATTTTCAGAGCGTCAGATGATTGTGATAGGCCTAGTCGCTTACGCTCTATGTGGCTTTATTCCCTTAATCAGTCCAGCTTATCCGGTTGTCTTTTTGTCTCGGATTATTTTCGGGATGGCGGTTGGCTTACTCAATGTTTCTGCCATTGCCATTATCAGTGAGCGCTATAAAGGAAAAGAACGTGTCCAAACACTTGGCATTCGTGGCTCTGCAGAAGTTGTCGGGACAGCAGTTCTGACCTTTGGGGTTAGCCTTTTGATCCGCTTTGGCTGGCAGGCTGCCTTTCTCGTCTATGGAATCAGTATTCCTATCTTGCTCTTGTATCTCTTATTTGTCCCTTATGGTTCGAAAACAGTGGATGCAGAGGAGAAACATCGGAATGATCAAATGACAGCTAGTCAATGGCGGACAGCGCTTGGCCTAGCAGTCGTCGCGGCGTCAATCGTCTTGTCTAATGTCATGATAACCATCCGGATTCCAAGTGTAGTGGAGCAAGTTGGTCATGGCACTGCCCAAACTGCAGGGCTTATTTTAGCAGCTATGCAATTTGTCGGAATCCTTGCAGGATTAGCCTTCTCCCCATTAACCCAGCTCTTCCGCGATCGCTTGTTGGTAGTTTCGGGAGTGGCCTATGGCTTGACCCAACTGTTGATCGGGGTTTCTACCAATCTCTGGATGCTCGCCATTGTGACCATCCTTGCAGGCTTCGCCTACAGTGTAGCTCTTACAACTGTTTATAATGTCTTATCTGATCAGATGCCAGCTGGAGTATTAAGTCAGGCAACATCCATTGCGGTGTTGGGGTGTAGTGCAGGTTCGATCGCAACGACCTTTGTTCTCAGCCTCTTAGGAACTGTCTCCTCAACTCCTGCCTTTATTTTTGGATTTTCTGGTATCCTCATGATCCTGATTTCCTTTTTTAGCCTTTGGATTGTGCGAAAGAGCGGGAAGACATCATGCGGCTAG